In the Bacillus sp. FJAT-42376 genome, GCATGTTTTGAATGCCTTTTACGATATGTTTCGGCTGCGGATACGGATCGCCGGGATTCAAACCTTCGCTCTTTAGCGGTTCAACTAAATGACTGGGCACACTCACAATCGGAGTCTGATTCCCGTCAATCAGCTCTGTGCTGAAAATGTAAGCCTGTGCGACTTTCGGGTTGTATTCAGATATAGTATCAAAGGATTTGGTCAATTCCTGCTGGGAAGGAGTGCTGTAATCATTTGATTGTGCCGCTTCCTCCACTAGGGCAAGGTCCAGCTTTTTCCCCCATTTTGAGGCGAGGCTGCTTGCTTCCTGAGTGGTTTCGCTTTTAAGTGTATTGGTCAGCAAGAGAAAGCTTGCTGCTGTGATCAATAGTCCGATTAACACGATTAACGTAATAGATAAAGATAAATTTTTAAAAATAAACGATTTTTTCTTAAACATTTTGTTCATCCTCCCGATTAGTAAGGTGAGAGGAAAAACTGCCCAGTACCATCTTACCTGAAACAATCGATAATTGTCGAATTTTAGCAAAATATTTTTTTAGGAGTGTGTTTATGACATCGCAAACTACCCAGTTCAGCCTCTCACTAACAGACGCAGACAGAACGGACACCACCCTGAATGTGCATCGCACGATTCTGGATTTGTTTTATGAGCAAGTTAGAACATTCCCCGATAAAAAGGCTTTAACCTATTTAGAAGAGTCCTATACATACGAAGAACTCAATGAGCTTTCAAATGGCATAGCCGCAGCCCTGCTGGACCGAGGCATAAAAAAAGGGGACTTTGCGGGCGTTTATATCAAAAGAAGCGCTGACGCTGTTCTTGCCATGTTAGGAGCTTTGAAAGCCGGAGCCGTTTATGTACCGATCGATCCCGCTTATCCGGCAGACCGCATTCAGTATATGATTGAAGACACCAATTGCCGGGTCATCCTCGTGAATCAGTCTGTGGAAGAACCCGGTTTGGATAAGCTTTCTGTTAATATGAAAACGATTAAGCCTCTGAAAGAACCTATACAAACCATGAATATCTCCCCCCAAGACCTTGCCTATATTATTTATACCTCCGGGTCTACTGGAAAACCAAAAGGGACCATGATTAGGCACGCCGGTGTTCACAATCTGGCAAAATGGTTAGCCAGTCACTATCAATTTCATGAGAATACAGTGATTTCTGAATTTGCTTCCTTCAGTTTCGACGCTTCCATTATTGATATTTTTCAGGCACTTTTAAATGGTGCCCGGCTTCATATTTTCTCTGAAGAGTCCAGAACAAATTACAGCGGGCTGCTTGATGAAATCGAACAGCATCGGGTAACGAATATGATTTTGCCGACCGCTTATTTTAACAATATGGTTTCGGCATTAGGTCCGGACGATGTAAAAAAGCTTGATTCTGTCGAAGTGATTGCACTGGCAGGTGAAGCACTTACGGGAGAGCCTGTCCGACTTTGGCAGGGACTTTTCGGCATGAAGCCGATGATTTCCAACTTTTACGGACCTTCTGAGGCCACGGTCATGGCGAGTTATTATGACATCGATGAACCGCTTGATAAGGAAGTGGCAAATGTCCCGATTGGCCGCCCCATCGGAGGGGTTCAGCTTTATGTTGTAAACGGGACAGGTGAACAATGTCTGGATGGAGAACCTGGAGAATTGCTGATTGAAGGACCTGGAATTTCAGCCGGATACCTGAATCAGCCGGAAAAAACAGACGCCGTTTTCTGCAGCTATAATGGCCGCATGTATTATCGGAGCGGAGATATTGTCCGAAAGCTTCCGGATGGCAACATTGAATTTCTGGGCAGAACCGATGATCAGGTGAAAATCAGGGGCCATCGGATTGAAATAGGGGAAATTGAGAATGCGCTGATTGCACTTGGCTATATCCAGGAAGCGGCTGTTATACCGAAAGCGAACGCAGCAGGAAAAGAGCTTTACTGCTTCTACACCGTTAAGGAAGGGATGCATGTACCTAAAGAGGTGCTGAATGCGGATTTGAAAAAACGGCTCCCGGAATACATGGTTCCCTCTTTTTACATTGAGCTTAGTGAGATGCCGATTGCAGCAACAGGGAAAATAGACCGCAAATATCTCGAAAATGAAGATATTCACCGTTTCTTAAGCGGCCGGATTACTCCTCCTCAAACAGAAACGGAAGTGAAAATTGCAGATGCGGCGGCTGCAGAGCTGACGATGGCTGAACTGGACCGCCATGATGATCTTTTCACCATTGGGGCGAATTCCTTCAAGGTATTGAGCATTCTGGCGAAGCTGAAGCCTGACTTTCCGCAGCTGAACCTGCAGCATTTCTATACCCACAGAACGGTTGCGAGGCTCGGAGAATTTCTTGATCAATCGCAGGAAGATGAGGCAGGCCGCCAAATCCGGAAGCAGGTTAAGCTGACTGAGCATCCTTTATTTATCGGCGACAATCAGAATAAAGAAGGGATCAGCCAGGACCGACATATTCTTCTGACTGGGGCAACCGGCTTTCTTGGTGCACATGTTCTAATGGACCTGCTGAAGGAACCGGATGTTCACGTTTATTGCCTTGTGCGGGGGAATAGTGAAGCGGAAGCGGAAATGAGACTGCAAAAAGTGCTGGATCCTTTTCAGAATGAGTTTACCGATAAAACCAAGCAATCCGTTCTATTAGGGGACCTGGGAAAAGACCGGTTAGGCCTTCAGGAAGATGTGTATGAAGAGCTGAAGCATACTCTCACACACATTATTCACTGTGCAGCGGAGGTACGGCATTATGGAGATCCGGAGCACTTTTATCATATCAATGTGAGAGGCACGCAAGAGCTGCTTGATTTGTGCAAAGACAGCCGCCATATTCATTTTTCCTATGTGTCAACGATGGGAATCCCTGAAGATTTGGCTGTGGAAAACCTTTGGGAAAGCTATTGTTCCGCCAATCCTTCACAGTTTGTTGGGAAACTTGCCAATGTCTATACAAGCAGCAAGTTTGAGGCGGAGAAAAGGATTCATATGGAAATGGAAAAAGGACTGAAGGCAGCGGTTTTCCGTGCAGGGAATCTGACAGGCCGTTCCGATACAGGGGTTTTTCAGGAAAATATCGAAAGCAATGCTTTTTACCGGATGGTCAAAGGGCTGATGATGTTAGAGAAAATGGAAGAAACCGATAGTCTGGTGGATTTTACACCGGTTGATTTAGCGAGCCGTGCTGTCACTGAGCTCACCTTTGACCCGGAAGCGGCCGGAAGAACCTTTCATATTATCGATCCGAATCCGATGAGCTTCGCTGATTTTCTTGATTGTTTAAACAAGGCGGGCTATGAAATCGATACCGTCAGCCATGAACAGTTTATGGAGCGTGTCTATGGCGTAGAACTCGATGCGGAAGGGCGCCAGCTTGCCATCTCCATTCAGGAAGGCGAGGGACTGAAAGATCCTTTAATGGAATGGGACTGTTGCCAGACACTTGCCTTTCTTCCTTCTTATGAGGATCAATTCGAAAGAAAAGAAGAGTACGTGAAAAAACTCGTTTCCTACGGCCAGGAATGCGGCTACTTCCCGGTTCCAAAAGTCCTTGTCTAAAGCCGAGAAGGTTTTTATTCATGTTCTTCGGATGGATCAGCCAATGTCACCGGAAAAATTTTCAGATCTAATCGAAGCTTTTTCTCCTGAGGAGCAAAAAGAAATTCGCAAATATCAACATTTCCCGGACCAGACCAGGGCTCTTATGGCTTATCTGGCGGTTAAAGAAAACTTGAAAGAAAATGCATCGCTTTTTAATGCCGAAATAGCCAAGGATGAAAGAGGAAGACCGTTCATTAAAAACTGGCACGGAAACATCAGTCTTTCCCATTCAGGAAATGTAGCCTTATCGGGTGCAGCATATAACAGAATCGGAGCAGATGTTCAAAAAAGGACGGCTGTTCCGGAGGCAGTGGCTGAATTGATTTTTTCCGGGGAAGAAATCAATTTATACCGGAAGCTGAGCGCGGATAAAAAAGTACACTACTTGTTTGTCATCTGGACACTTAAAGAAGCTTATGTGAAGCTTCAGGGAACTGGTTTTTTAGAATATGATCCTGCATCTATCACGTTTATCCTGAATGAACGGTTCACCGAAGTAATAGAAATAAGAGGCGCTGCAAATCGGGCTCTTGATTTCTATTTATTTGAACCCGTTTCCGGATACCAGGGGGCAGTTTGCACAGAAGGAGTAAGATCGAAAAAGGCGCTGCAGACCAGCTGTTCAATAATGGAATAACTCAAAACAAAGACCGCTTCTGAATGACATTGTTCAGAAGTGGTTTTTTTTATTTGGTAGATTCCTCTATGGATTTGCTTTGATTTTGGATAAGGAGACTATACCATCATGATTCATTTGTTGAATGAATAATTTACAAAGATGACAGATGGTGTTGTGAAATTTGTTTGTAAAGGAGGGAATGGAGTTGGCTGTACGTTCAACAGGTCCAATAGAGAATCACGCTGCAGGCGGCAGAAGGCCCAGTGTACAGACGGTGGTGAAAATTGATAACACGGATTCTTTGGAAAATGCCGAGGTTTTGGTGCAGGGTTTTATTTTAAATGGCTTGAGGACGCTATATATCAGTGAACTGTTTGAA is a window encoding:
- a CDS encoding 4'-phosphopantetheinyl transferase superfamily protein — protein: MSPEKFSDLIEAFSPEEQKEIRKYQHFPDQTRALMAYLAVKENLKENASLFNAEIAKDERGRPFIKNWHGNISLSHSGNVALSGAAYNRIGADVQKRTAVPEAVAELIFSGEEINLYRKLSADKKVHYLFVIWTLKEAYVKLQGTGFLEYDPASITFILNERFTEVIEIRGAANRALDFYLFEPVSGYQGAVCTEGVRSKKALQTSCSIME
- a CDS encoding amino acid adenylation domain-containing protein — its product is MTSQTTQFSLSLTDADRTDTTLNVHRTILDLFYEQVRTFPDKKALTYLEESYTYEELNELSNGIAAALLDRGIKKGDFAGVYIKRSADAVLAMLGALKAGAVYVPIDPAYPADRIQYMIEDTNCRVILVNQSVEEPGLDKLSVNMKTIKPLKEPIQTMNISPQDLAYIIYTSGSTGKPKGTMIRHAGVHNLAKWLASHYQFHENTVISEFASFSFDASIIDIFQALLNGARLHIFSEESRTNYSGLLDEIEQHRVTNMILPTAYFNNMVSALGPDDVKKLDSVEVIALAGEALTGEPVRLWQGLFGMKPMISNFYGPSEATVMASYYDIDEPLDKEVANVPIGRPIGGVQLYVVNGTGEQCLDGEPGELLIEGPGISAGYLNQPEKTDAVFCSYNGRMYYRSGDIVRKLPDGNIEFLGRTDDQVKIRGHRIEIGEIENALIALGYIQEAAVIPKANAAGKELYCFYTVKEGMHVPKEVLNADLKKRLPEYMVPSFYIELSEMPIAATGKIDRKYLENEDIHRFLSGRITPPQTETEVKIADAAAAELTMAELDRHDDLFTIGANSFKVLSILAKLKPDFPQLNLQHFYTHRTVARLGEFLDQSQEDEAGRQIRKQVKLTEHPLFIGDNQNKEGISQDRHILLTGATGFLGAHVLMDLLKEPDVHVYCLVRGNSEAEAEMRLQKVLDPFQNEFTDKTKQSVLLGDLGKDRLGLQEDVYEELKHTLTHIIHCAAEVRHYGDPEHFYHINVRGTQELLDLCKDSRHIHFSYVSTMGIPEDLAVENLWESYCSANPSQFVGKLANVYTSSKFEAEKRIHMEMEKGLKAAVFRAGNLTGRSDTGVFQENIESNAFYRMVKGLMMLEKMEETDSLVDFTPVDLASRAVTELTFDPEAAGRTFHIIDPNPMSFADFLDCLNKAGYEIDTVSHEQFMERVYGVELDAEGRQLAISIQEGEGLKDPLMEWDCCQTLAFLPSYEDQFERKEEYVKKLVSYGQECGYFPVPKVLV